Sequence from the Candidatus Saccharibacteria bacterium oral taxon 488 genome:
ATCTTTGCCACTCGCTGCACCAAATTACCGAGATCATTACCTAGCTCGCCGTTATACGCCGCCTCAAATTTCTCCCAGGTAAAGTCACCGTCATCCTGAGTTGGCACGTGGCGTAGGAAATAATAGCGAAACGCCTCAACGCCATAGTGCGGGATAATATCAGCCGGACCAACACCGTTACCGAGGCTCTTGCTCATTTTGGTGCCACCAACGTTGATAAAGCCATGAACTAATAGCACCTTTGGCAGCGGCAAATCCAGCGCCATCAACATCGCCGGCCAAATCCCGGCATGAAAACGAAGGATATCCTTGCCAATTACCTGCACATCCGCCGGCCAAAATGCCTGCCATTCATCAGCTCGATCAGGATAGCCAATGACCGTGATGTAATTGCTCAGCGCATCCAACCAGACATACATCACCTGCGTGTCATCGCCTGGTACTGGCACACCCCAACTAAGGTTCTTGCGCGGACGCGAAATCGACACGTCTTTCAAGCCGTCTTTCATCAATTCCAAAAACTCTTTTTTACGAAATTCAGGCGCAATTTTCATCTTGTTTGATTCAATGGCCTGGCGAATTTTGTCCGAAAAAGCACTGGTCTTAAAATAATAGTTTTCCTCGCTCAGCCGTTGGTATGGTGACTGGTGATCAGGACAAATACCGTTATTTTCAGCCGCTTCTTTGTCGGTGACGAACGCCTCGCAACCTTGGCAATACCAGCCCTCGTACGTGCTTTTGTAAATGTAACCAGCCGCAGCCAGCTTCTGCCAAATGTACTGTACTGCGCCAACATGATGCGGGTCAGTCGTGCGGATAAAATCCGTCGCCGAAATATTCAACTCGGCAATCATGTTTTGGAAATTGCCATGCATTTGGTCAACGTAGGCCTGCGGCGTTTGGTTTTGGCTGGCAGCCTTGGCAGCAATTTTATTGCCATGCTCATCCACGCCCGTCTGGAAACGTACTTCACGACCATTTTGCCGCTGATAGCGCGTCCAGACATCCGCCAACATATAG
This genomic interval carries:
- a CDS encoding methionine--tRNA ligase codes for the protein MTKQHAYITTAIPYVNGLPHIGHAMDYMLADVWTRYQRQNGREVRFQTGVDEHGNKIAAKAASQNQTPQAYVDQMHGNFQNMIAELNISATDFIRTTDPHHVGAVQYIWQKLAAAGYIYKSTYEGWYCQGCEAFVTDKEAAENNGICPDHQSPYQRLSEENYYFKTSAFSDKIRQAIESNKMKIAPEFRKKEFLELMKDGLKDVSISRPRKNLSWGVPVPGDDTQVMYVWLDALSNYITVIGYPDRADEWQAFWPADVQVIGKDILRFHAGIWPAMLMALDLPLPKVLLVHGFINVGGTKMSKSLGNGVGPADIIPHYGVEAFRYYFLRHVPTQDDGDFTWEKFEAAYNGELGNDLGNLVQRVAKMVQSYQAGVIGDAPQSEHDMGPYRADMESLNFNLAIDEIWQIIRSLNQYIERVQPWQVAKKRDKDPDAEAHLAEILAHASGTLLQVSNMLRPFMPQTAKKIHDMFASGVVPSQLTPLFPRLHLHTADPRASKVENQGK